The Candidatus Bealeia paramacronuclearis DNA segment TTTTTGGGGCGGACCATTGTCCGCTCTAAAGCTATCCCTGATTCCTTTCTTTTTAAACTTGGGATATCCTCCCTGTTTGCGGAAAAAGCGGTTAAAAGCTGATCCTAAATTTTTGATGGCTTGTTGAGGGGCATTTTTAGTGACCTCTTGCATCCAAGGATATTCTTCCGCCTTACAAGCATTGAGAAGTTTACGCAGGCTTATTTCTGTAGGCTTCTCACCATTCTGGTATTGTTTCTTCCATTGATCTAAAGCCCAATTATAAGCAAAGCGTGCAACACCGCAGGCTTTTCTAAAATAAGTCGCCTGCTTATTATTTGGCTTCAATTCTACTTTATGAACTAACAGCATCGTAGGCTTCTTTCAGACCTTCCAATAATTTCTTGTTCTTTTTACTTCTCGCACCATACAATCTGGCCGAAAAAACAGTGATAATTTCCAACACATCTTTGGCGAGTTCCTCTTCAAAAGAGGGTTCTTTCCCTTGATTGATAATCACAACTTCTACCTGATTCATCTCACAAATGGAAAAGATTAATTCTGCTCCAAATCTTAACAGCCTGTCTTTATGGGTTAAAACCAATCGACCTGCTTCTCTGTCTAAAATGGCACTAATCAGGATCTTCAGACCCTTTTTGTTGTAATTCATACCACTGCCAAGATCCGCAATGGTCTCAAACTTCCAACCTTGAGCTGCACAATACATCTCAAGGACTTGTTTTTGTCTTTCCAAATCCTGCCGTTGATCGTGACTGGAAACACGAGCATAGCAAAGCGTTTTTCTATCTATCTTTTCAGTGCGAACAAGATGAGGGCGCAAGGCAGATAAAGGATAACGTCTTTGTCCTCCCGCTGTTCTTTCGGGAACAAGGCGACTCTCTTTTTCCCATCGCCTTAATGTGCCATTTGACACTCCAAGAATACGACTGGCTTCTCTGATACTCAATAACTTATCCATAATTGGATAACTATATACAAGTTTAGATAGGTTTTAAAGAGCAGTTATTAACCCCATGGCGGCGGCTTTTTTTAACGTCTCGATGGGGAAAATAGATTTTTCATCCCATTCGCTAGCAAAAGGTTCTAGTTCCGACTCTGCAAATTGCCGTGCCGCGTCTTGAAAGGCGCGTTGTTCGGAAGAAAGAAGCGGCATCATTATTTTTTCTCCCCAGGCGTTCCCACCCACTTTTGCCAGGCCAATAGAAGAGTTGTTTTTACACGAAGCTCCGGACCTTTTACGAGCGTTGGCTGTTGTTTGCGATAATTGTCAATCCAGGCGTTGATTACGTCAGGTTTTGAGAGGTTATCAATGTTAGGAATATTTTTCAAAGGGGGAATTGTTTTTGTCACTTCATTAAACAAGCCAATGTTTTCATTGCTTGACCACTTTTCGTTTGAAGATCTCAGCATAAACATGGCCATAGTCCGAGATCTGAGATAGTCTGATTCTTTATCAGACTCTTCTTTTTCTGACGTTATGGAAAACGTTAAATGTAATTTTGTGAACTTTTGGAATAAATAAAGATCCCATTTAAATTGCTCCTCTGGGCCTTGCATCTCATTAAGTTTGTGATGACCTTGCATTTTTGCCTGAAGATAATTAACGGCATTGAACAGGCCTTCTCTTTCACAGATTTCCCGAAATTTCCCCTTTCCTTCCAGGAGATCTGCTTGAAAAAACAAAGCGATGACCACAAAGCAAAAGGACCCCAAGGCGTTAAAAATTCTGCATTTAGAGCGCTGACAACGCTCTTTTCCGGATAAGTCCGGGAGGAAAGGTTCAGGATGACGTGGCTGAATTACATTTTGATACATTTTCATGACAGGCTCCCTTTCAATTTATTTTTTCTCCTCAGGAATTTTTACCCATTGATCCCAAGCCCTTGTGATAACGGACTTAGTTCTGATTTGCAGAACACTTTGAGCCGGAATTACTTCTTGATGACGATGTTTTTTAATCCAGTCTTCAATGAGAGGTTCTGTTAATTGTAATTCAGTTTGTTTTGAAAGAAGGCTTCCTAAGGAGGAAATATTTAACTGAAGGCTCTCTAAAATGACTTTATTCTCTTGCCCACATTTTTGAGCCACATTTCTTGTGAGAAAGAAAGCTGAGGCTCGAAATTTACGATAAGTAGAGCTTGTTTTGGACTCTTCCTCTAAAGTTGCGCCTCGAATTATAAGATGTTTGACAAATTTTTTAAAACAATAAAGATCCCATTCAAATTTTTTGTCGTCATCTTTATTGTTGTCTAATTCATGAGCAACATTCATTTTAAAATCAAGATAGATTGTGGCATTTTTAACTTTATTTTCAAGTCCATCCTCACCGTCGAAGATTGAGCGAAGACCACCTTTTCCTTCAAGGATGGAGGATTCCAAAAGCAAGGCGAAGGCGATATAGGTAAAGGATTTCAATCCATTGAAAATTCTACATTTAGAACTCTCGCAATGATTTTTTCCATACAAGATATGCTGAGCCTGCCTCAGCATCTTAGAAAAAGATCCTGAAATAAATTCGGGATAATGTTGCTGTATTCCGCTTTGATACATTTTCATACCCTCATGTCTGTCATTTTTATTTTTATAAAACTCAGGTTAAGAGGGAAGGTGGATTTCGTCAACAGAATGAGATGTTTTAAACAGGGCCACCTCATGAAAAACAGAAAGCATCACACCCCCGAATCGTCAGGCTGAATTATTTGGCTGCGCCACCGTTCCGGTCAGCATCTCAATGGCTTTGTTCGGGAGGGTATGAAATTGATATTGCAAAATAAGTAAATAAAAATTATAATGAATGATTTTTTAAAATTTTGGAGAAAAATATGTTTGAAGTTGAGTTAAAGTTTATGTTAACCGATGCGGAAAAATCACACCTCCTTGAGGGCGCCGTTTTTGTTGAACATCAAAACTTCGTTGATGTTTATTATGACGATAAAAATTACAGTTTAAGCATAAAAGACGTTTGGTTGCGCACAAGAAATGGAAAATTTGTTTTAAAACTCCCCCTCTCAACAACAAATTCATCTTTGAAGATGCAACGAAATTTCCCCAAACATGAAATTGAAAATGAAAGAGATATATTAAGTCATTTCAATATCCTACAAAATATTAGCACACATGAGGACCTTGTTGAAAATGGAATTTACCCTTTGTA contains these protein-coding regions:
- a CDS encoding IS607 family transposase translates to MDKLLSIREASRILGVSNGTLRRWEKESRLVPERTAGGQRRYPLSALRPHLVRTEKIDRKTLCYARVSSHDQRQDLERQKQVLEMYCAAQGWKFETIADLGSGMNYNKKGLKILISAILDREAGRLVLTHKDRLLRFGAELIFSICEMNQVEVVIINQGKEPSFEEELAKDVLEIITVFSARLYGARSKKNKKLLEGLKEAYDAVSS
- a CDS encoding acyl-CoA dehydrogenase family protein; this encodes MMPLLSSEQRAFQDAARQFAESELEPFASEWDEKSIFPIETLKKAAAMGLITAL
- a CDS encoding CYTH domain-containing protein, with amino-acid sequence MFEVELKFMLTDAEKSHLLEGAVFVEHQNFVDVYYDDKNYSLSIKDVWLRTRNGKFVLKLPLSTTNSSLKMQRNFPKHEIENERDILSHFNILQNISTHEDLVENGIYPLYQFRNMREKYVKDGFIIDIDKAIFEDFIYETCEIELVVASESEIEHAIKEIEDFAKRHGIKVTHVEGRLIEYIRRKNPRHYEKLKKA